One window of Gloeothece citriformis PCC 7424 genomic DNA carries:
- a CDS encoding tetratricopeptide repeat protein, whose translation MGYSVEVNSNNYNSEVDQASYTKTVIVDFYATWCGPCKLLKPILEKLVQEYDFILAKVDIDQNPDLANRFSIEGVPDVRVVAQGEMYPGFVGAMSEPQIRSLLAQLNLKSELELGLEAVRDAMAANNPQQAKQLLDLLFTKYPDNPIIALEAARFLIKLNRLDDAEKILKTIREDKREFYPKAQAFLRLIDLKQVVNNPGETELDQLYAQAARLTLAEDYENALPLFLQVVQTERKYRDDGARKSMIAIFNMLGLDHPLTKQYQQELMLALY comes from the coding sequence ATGGGATATTCAGTAGAAGTTAATAGTAATAATTATAATAGTGAAGTCGATCAAGCTTCCTATACTAAAACCGTTATTGTCGATTTTTATGCGACTTGGTGCGGCCCCTGTAAACTGCTAAAACCCATTTTAGAAAAGTTAGTTCAAGAGTATGATTTCATTTTAGCTAAAGTCGATATTGACCAAAACCCAGACTTAGCTAATCGATTTAGTATTGAAGGTGTTCCCGATGTCAGAGTGGTTGCTCAAGGAGAAATGTATCCCGGTTTTGTCGGTGCGATGTCAGAACCTCAAATACGTTCTTTATTAGCTCAGTTAAATCTTAAATCAGAGTTAGAATTAGGTCTAGAGGCAGTCCGAGATGCGATGGCCGCGAACAATCCTCAACAGGCTAAACAGTTATTAGATCTATTATTTACTAAATATCCTGATAATCCAATTATTGCACTAGAAGCCGCCCGTTTTCTCATCAAACTTAATCGTCTCGATGATGCTGAAAAAATTCTCAAAACCATTAGAGAAGATAAGCGGGAATTTTACCCAAAAGCACAAGCTTTTCTCCGTTTAATTGACTTAAAACAAGTTGTAAATAATCCGGGAGAAACTGAATTAGACCAATTATATGCCCAAGCTGCTCGTTTAACTCTAGCGGAGGACTATGAAAACGCCTTACCTCTATTTTTACAAGTCGTTCAAACTGAGCGAAAATATCGGGATGATGGGGCGAGAAAATCCATGATCGCTATTTTTAATATGCTCGGATTAGATCATCCTTTAACTAAGCAATATCAGCAAGAATTGATGTTAGCTTTATATTAA
- the recF gene encoding DNA replication/repair protein RecF (All proteins in this family for which functions are known are DNA-binding proteins that assist the filamentation of RecA onto DNA for the initiation of recombination or recombinational repair.) has product MYLKTVQLRSFRNYREQQVNFESQKTIIVGNNAQGKSNLLEAVELLATLKSHRVSRDRDLVLEGATTGQILATLERAYGLAELGLILRVSGRRTVILNQEPLRRQLDFLGVLNAVQFSSLDLDLVRGSPESRRSWIDTLLVQLEPIYAHILSQYYQVLKQRNALLKKIRQQEEDSQNPSLSSEQLSNDISQLKLWDSQLAETGSRVTRRRARVLERLTPLAQKWHANISGKTEQLEIQYMPNVNWTEDEPMQVQQAFLEKIEKRRIAEQQLGTTVVGPHRDEIEFIINQTPAKYYGSQGQQRTLVLALKLAELHLIEEVVGEPPLLLLDDVLAELDPHRQNQLLDAIEDRFQTLITTTHLNSFETKWLKSSQILSIDGGQIRDF; this is encoded by the coding sequence ATGTACTTAAAAACTGTACAACTTCGCTCTTTTCGGAATTATCGAGAGCAACAGGTTAATTTTGAATCCCAAAAAACCATTATTGTCGGAAATAATGCCCAAGGAAAATCTAACTTACTCGAAGCGGTAGAACTTTTGGCAACCTTAAAAAGTCATCGAGTCAGTCGAGATCGAGATTTAGTCTTAGAAGGGGCAACCACAGGGCAAATTTTAGCCACTTTAGAACGGGCTTATGGGTTAGCTGAATTGGGGTTAATTTTGCGGGTTTCAGGAAGAAGAACAGTTATCTTAAATCAAGAACCCCTCCGCCGTCAACTTGATTTTTTAGGTGTTTTGAATGCGGTACAATTTTCGAGTTTAGATCTCGATTTAGTCAGAGGTTCACCGGAATCTAGACGCAGTTGGATAGATACCCTTTTGGTACAACTAGAACCGATTTATGCTCATATTTTATCCCAATATTATCAAGTTTTAAAACAAAGAAACGCTCTTTTAAAAAAAATTCGTCAACAAGAAGAAGACAGTCAAAATCCTTCCCTAAGTTCGGAGCAATTGTCTAATGATATTTCTCAATTAAAACTGTGGGATAGCCAATTAGCTGAAACCGGTTCTAGAGTTACTCGAAGACGGGCGAGAGTTTTAGAGAGATTAACCCCTTTAGCTCAAAAATGGCACGCTAATATTAGCGGGAAAACCGAACAGTTAGAGATTCAATATATGCCTAATGTTAATTGGACAGAAGATGAACCGATGCAAGTGCAACAAGCTTTTTTAGAAAAAATCGAAAAACGTCGCATAGCAGAACAACAATTAGGAACGACGGTAGTAGGCCCTCATCGGGATGAAATCGAATTTATTATTAATCAGACACCGGCCAAATATTATGGCTCTCAAGGACAACAAAGAACCCTAGTTTTAGCGTTAAAGTTAGCAGAATTACATCTAATTGAAGAGGTAGTAGGAGAACCTCCTTTATTACTTTTAGATGATGTGTTAGCGGAGTTAGATCCTCATCGTCAAAATCAATTACTGGATGCGATTGAAGATCGATTTCAAACTCTCATTACTACCACTCATCTTAATTCTTTTGAGACTAAATGGCTTAAGTCTTCTCAAATTTTATCGATAGATGGGGGACAAATTAGGGATTTTTAA
- a CDS encoding cation-translocating P-type ATPase: MTSSYTSHSLPSQQQAWHTYSVEDTLTVLGSDAEKGLTASEVEQRLKHYGSNEIEETGGRNSWEILLDQFKNIMLIMLIVVAIISGILDLVELQNEGVNQSGFPFKDTIAILLIVILNGVLGYLQESRAEKALAALKNLSSPKIQVIRAGKRLEVDAPTLVPGDIILLEAGSQLCADGQIIEAANFQVRESALTGEALAVHKHPTHRGLTEDTPLGDRVNRVFTGTEVIQGRAKVIVTNTGMTTELGKIAQMIQSVETEPTPLQQRMNQLGNVLVSGSLILVAIVVIGGVIRAGWGALQQLVEISLSMAVAVVPEGLPAVITVTLAIGTQRMVRRNALIRKLPAVETLGSVNVICSDKTGTLTQNKMVVQEVETLEGNFLVTGEGYTPNGEFIDPHEQSIQTQNYPSLQLLLFSCVLCNDATLAQSEVSKHPQGEWIILGDPTEGALLTLAGKANLEQPYLTQLLPRHREIPFSSERKRMSVISQWSNIGEASSELATVINPEQNPYIMFTKGSPELILERCQTYQIGQRTEPLEEQQRQKILKTNNTMAQRGLRVLGFACKPLNKLPETGEDNEAAEQELIWLGLVAMLDAPRPEVKIAVAKSRQAGIRPVMITGDHPLTAMAIAHQLGIAESGDNILTGRELERISQPELEQEVEQVSIYARVSPEHKLRIVQALQKRDKFVAMTGDGVNDAPALKQADIGIAMGITGTDVSKEASDMVLLDDNFATIVAATEEGRVVYNNIRHFIKYILGSNVGEVITIAAAPLIGLSGVPLTPLQILWMNLVTDGLPALALAVEPADPNVMQRPPFSPKESIFARGLGLYIVRIGIIFSIISISLMVWAFNESHQAGQNPDSWKTMVFTTLCIAQMGHAIAVRSNNRLTIEMNPFTNLYLLAAVTITTILQLMLIYVEPLRNFFNTDILTPQQLLICLLFSSLMFIWVELEKIAVRIYHKFQGHR, translated from the coding sequence GTGACATCATCCTATACTTCCCACTCTCTACCCTCCCAGCAACAAGCATGGCATACTTATTCAGTAGAAGATACTCTCACTGTTTTGGGGAGTGATGCTGAAAAGGGATTAACTGCTAGTGAAGTCGAACAACGTTTAAAGCATTACGGATCAAACGAAATAGAAGAAACCGGAGGACGAAATTCTTGGGAAATTTTGCTCGATCAGTTTAAAAACATCATGTTAATTATGCTGATTGTCGTGGCAATTATCTCAGGAATTTTAGACTTAGTTGAACTGCAAAACGAAGGAGTAAATCAGTCCGGCTTTCCGTTTAAAGATACGATCGCTATTCTATTAATTGTGATTCTTAATGGGGTTTTGGGCTACCTTCAAGAAAGTAGAGCAGAAAAAGCCTTAGCCGCCCTAAAAAATCTCTCTTCTCCTAAAATTCAAGTGATTCGAGCCGGAAAAAGGTTAGAAGTAGATGCCCCCACCTTAGTCCCAGGAGATATTATTCTTCTAGAAGCCGGTTCCCAATTGTGTGCTGATGGGCAAATTATCGAAGCCGCTAACTTTCAAGTCCGAGAGTCTGCCTTAACCGGAGAAGCGCTTGCCGTCCATAAACATCCTACCCATCGCGGGTTAACCGAAGATACTCCCCTAGGCGATCGCGTCAATAGGGTTTTTACAGGGACGGAAGTGATTCAAGGACGGGCTAAAGTTATTGTCACTAACACAGGGATGACGACTGAACTGGGAAAAATTGCCCAGATGATCCAGTCGGTGGAAACTGAACCCACCCCCCTACAACAACGGATGAATCAATTGGGGAATGTGTTGGTGAGTGGTTCTCTCATTTTAGTGGCGATCGTGGTGATTGGGGGAGTAATTCGAGCCGGTTGGGGCGCGTTACAGCAATTAGTCGAAATTTCCTTAAGTATGGCGGTGGCGGTTGTTCCCGAAGGATTACCGGCGGTTATTACGGTCACTTTGGCCATTGGGACTCAGCGCATGGTAAGACGAAATGCTCTAATTCGGAAATTACCGGCAGTAGAAACCCTAGGGTCAGTTAATGTAATCTGTTCCGATAAAACCGGCACCCTGACTCAAAATAAAATGGTAGTTCAGGAAGTAGAAACCTTAGAGGGAAATTTTTTAGTCACGGGAGAAGGGTACACCCCCAACGGCGAATTTATCGATCCTCATGAACAATCAATCCAAACTCAAAATTATCCCTCTCTACAGCTTTTATTGTTCAGTTGTGTGCTGTGTAATGATGCTACCTTAGCTCAATCCGAGGTCTCTAAACATCCCCAAGGAGAATGGATTATTCTCGGTGATCCTACGGAGGGAGCATTACTAACCTTAGCGGGAAAAGCGAATTTAGAACAACCCTATCTAACCCAACTGTTACCCCGCCATCGAGAAATTCCTTTTTCCTCGGAAAGAAAACGAATGTCAGTAATTTCTCAGTGGTCAAATATTGGGGAAGCATCGTCAGAACTGGCAACCGTAATTAATCCAGAACAAAACCCTTATATCATGTTTACCAAGGGGTCTCCGGAATTAATTTTAGAGCGATGCCAAACCTATCAAATTGGTCAGCGTACCGAACCCTTAGAGGAGCAACAGCGACAGAAAATTTTAAAAACGAATAACACGATGGCACAACGGGGGTTACGGGTGTTAGGGTTTGCCTGTAAACCCTTAAATAAACTTCCCGAAACGGGAGAAGATAACGAAGCCGCAGAACAAGAGTTAATCTGGTTAGGGTTAGTGGCAATGCTCGACGCTCCCCGTCCAGAAGTTAAAATTGCTGTAGCCAAGAGCCGACAAGCCGGCATTCGTCCGGTGATGATTACGGGAGATCATCCCTTAACCGCTATGGCCATTGCTCATCAATTAGGAATTGCCGAATCTGGGGATAATATTCTCACCGGACGAGAATTAGAGCGTATTTCCCAACCCGAACTCGAACAAGAAGTCGAACAGGTCAGTATTTATGCGAGAGTTTCCCCAGAACATAAATTACGGATTGTTCAAGCTCTGCAAAAACGGGATAAATTTGTAGCGATGACGGGGGATGGGGTTAATGATGCTCCTGCCCTAAAACAGGCGGATATTGGGATTGCTATGGGGATTACAGGGACGGATGTGAGTAAAGAAGCCAGTGATATGGTGTTACTCGATGATAACTTTGCCACGATTGTGGCCGCTACAGAAGAGGGACGGGTTGTTTATAACAATATTCGTCACTTTATTAAGTATATTCTCGGCAGTAATGTTGGGGAAGTGATTACGATCGCCGCCGCCCCCTTAATTGGACTTTCAGGCGTGCCTTTAACCCCATTACAAATTTTATGGATGAATTTAGTCACCGATGGCTTACCGGCTTTGGCCTTAGCGGTTGAACCGGCTGATCCGAATGTGATGCAGCGCCCCCCTTTCAGTCCCAAAGAAAGTATTTTTGCGCGAGGATTGGGGTTATATATTGTTCGTATTGGGATTATTTTTTCGATTATTAGTATTTCCTTAATGGTGTGGGCGTTTAACGAATCTCATCAAGCCGGACAAAATCCCGATAGTTGGAAAACGATGGTTTTTACAACCCTTTGTATTGCTCAAATGGGTCATGCGATCGCTGTCCGTTCTAATAATCGTCTGACCATAGAAATGAATCCTTTTACTAATCTTTATTTGCTGGCTGCGGTTACAATTACGACTATTTTGCAACTGATGTTAATTTATGTAGAACCCCTTCGCAATTTCTTTAATACCGACATTTTAACCCCCCAACAATTGCTCATTTGCTTATTATTTAGTAGTTTGATGTTTATTTGGGTTGAACTGGAAAAAATTGCTGTTAGAATTTATCACAAATTTCAAGGACATAGATAA
- a CDS encoding RNA-guided endonuclease InsQ/TnpB family protein, translating to MFQNLSIKLKLNLNKEQKESLRQVSLAYRDALNYTSQIAFENGKSSNGTKLQKLVYYKIRERFKLPAQMACNVPRQVSASYKGLWTKFRQNKQAREKGITKKRYKGLDKTPKFASRTCTLNYLRDYSFKNGHKVSIVTLSGRIVVSYSGYNKHIDWIKDKGKIGAAKIFYNRTNKTYYLLVSVEIELPDINPENVSRVYGIDVGQRYLAVKAGIDDSAEFFSGKEIRHKANRYHRARKTLQRKGTRSAKRRLVALSGRERRFIAGINHQISKHIAQPNSLIGLEQLAHIRERTQSKSGKRASKRQRKAKRNKAKWSFAELHSCIDYKAIMNGSLAIKVMANYTSQCCPKCGHVSKENRPNKGLNFVCQSCDYQLHADLVGGRNIALRALLIRQDWISTGILSASPNVSDDEAKAKSLQRFLELRWSPDASPDLSFLRVGVVDLQSGENPPTLVFDASGTHPTI from the coding sequence ATGTTTCAAAATCTATCGATAAAATTAAAGCTAAACTTGAACAAAGAACAAAAAGAGTCTTTGCGTCAAGTTTCTTTGGCTTATCGAGATGCTTTGAATTATACTTCGCAGATTGCATTTGAGAACGGGAAGAGTAGTAATGGAACTAAACTACAAAAATTAGTTTATTACAAGATCAGAGAACGTTTTAAACTGCCCGCTCAAATGGCTTGTAATGTACCTCGCCAAGTGTCCGCTTCCTACAAAGGATTATGGACAAAATTCAGGCAAAACAAACAAGCTAGAGAAAAAGGAATAACCAAGAAAAGATACAAAGGCTTAGACAAAACTCCTAAATTTGCATCTAGAACTTGCACCCTAAATTATTTAAGGGATTATTCATTCAAAAATGGGCACAAAGTTAGCATAGTGACTCTATCTGGTCGTATTGTCGTTAGCTATTCGGGTTACAACAAGCATATTGACTGGATAAAAGACAAAGGAAAGATAGGGGCAGCAAAAATATTCTACAATCGTACTAATAAAACATACTATTTATTGGTAAGCGTAGAGATAGAACTCCCTGATATAAACCCTGAAAATGTCTCTAGGGTTTACGGAATTGATGTCGGACAGCGTTATCTTGCTGTAAAAGCAGGTATAGATGATAGCGCTGAATTCTTTTCCGGTAAAGAAATTAGGCATAAAGCCAACCGATATCATAGAGCAAGAAAAACATTGCAGCGAAAAGGCACTCGTTCAGCTAAACGCAGATTAGTTGCATTATCTGGAAGAGAGAGACGGTTTATCGCTGGTATTAACCACCAAATCAGCAAGCACATAGCACAACCTAACAGTCTAATAGGTTTAGAGCAGCTAGCTCATATTCGAGAAAGAACTCAATCTAAATCTGGCAAACGGGCTAGTAAAAGACAACGAAAAGCTAAGAGAAATAAGGCTAAATGGTCATTCGCCGAACTACATTCGTGTATTGACTACAAAGCTATCATGAATGGTTCTTTAGCTATTAAAGTTATGGCTAATTACACTAGCCAATGTTGCCCTAAATGTGGTCATGTATCTAAAGAAAACAGACCCAATAAAGGACTAAATTTTGTTTGCCAAAGTTGTGATTATCAACTTCATGCCGATTTGGTAGGTGGACGAAATATTGCATTAAGGGCGTTACTTATTCGGCAAGACTGGATAAGTACGGGGATTTTGTCAGCATCCCCTAATGTGTCGGACGATGAAGCCAAAGCTAAGAGTCTGCAAAGATTCTTGGAGTTGAGGTGGAGTCCAGACGCAAGCCCCGACCTCAGCTTTCTTCGGGTCGGGGTAGTTGACCTACAGTCTGGAGAAAACCCCCCGACCCTAGTCTTTGATGCGTCGGGGACGCATCCTACAATTTGA
- a CDS encoding AAA family ATPase, whose amino-acid sequence MKSEPVPRLNLAPKLNRPLSLWNPLDYLLLLYWVFFFPQALRWYVETFGGGGSIADAKTVQEKWEFLQQHPQQLKLCIQALFLTLVAIIYFLLLLQTDNIFSSVNWLWIIVTITSFLLHLTKGVSYAVLHNVSYSVAISLIYALIKVIAEDVMIVGFGVGIGIAWNSTASIVEGVATNVAFGVGFILALALMISMMGILIGIPMGIMLADANNKIGEIVVIFVLFGGVGFGLIGNLSILRPENWLMGLPFRWRLLQNQGVLVSKVTCIPIPSLDSLLQQWLTQDWGTGIYNINQLLTYSLQSIPVVNAVNQVLTKIPSEHLIYRVSQLAENPVDWKLLQLASTSLNQKLKLEVIEGFFEFPFFKFLPSSWQTKLHPRFNTQPRLDTPPRAVAAGFWYLHKKKAERAAEAFAVVRSLLYGEEMYTLARTLAQWKPEDIDLKTIASLPLSPIPPEPQLRPNTWTAIKTLNRVIEDAKLIQQGSSNAARSFALNRAIGELREILDREIVIPPNPPLVKRGKEELSNLSPNPFDQEIVIPPNPPLVKGGKEEIPQAERDLILDIVKTWKLALERSALDLGKIAITEPIHNPYTIGDPVTGTSFVGREDILRQLQELWVMGKQLQSVVLYGHRRMGKTSILLNLCHCCGSDIYIVYVNLQSLGSVSGGMGEIFMAITDEIAGVLNSPRPDDETLLKLPEITFKRYLKTVIENLDKKGLIIALDEFETIETLIEAGQIPPEFMGYLRGLVQMSPKLAFIFAGLHTLEEMTADYFHPFFSSVISIKVSFLTRASTRQILANPDEEFLLNYTPEALEKIYFLTHGQPFLVQLIGFYLVRRYNDLVFEGGRTRDPYFTLEDVETIINEEFFGRGRYYFEGVWGQAAQGTPQQQQIIKILAPHPQGLTLNEIATATGIDTTLLSEALLTLKRHDVVEEKTDSRFRITVELFRQWVLCSK is encoded by the coding sequence ATGAAATCTGAACCCGTCCCCCGTTTAAACCTCGCCCCAAAACTAAACCGCCCTCTATCTTTATGGAATCCTTTAGACTATTTATTATTGTTATATTGGGTGTTCTTTTTTCCTCAAGCGCTGCGGTGGTATGTAGAAACATTTGGAGGTGGAGGAAGTATAGCAGACGCAAAAACAGTGCAGGAAAAATGGGAGTTTCTTCAGCAACATCCACAACAATTAAAGTTGTGCATACAAGCATTATTTTTAACATTAGTAGCAATTATATATTTCCTTCTATTATTACAAACAGATAATATTTTTTCTTCAGTTAATTGGTTGTGGATAATTGTTACTATAACGTCTTTTCTGCTTCACTTAACGAAAGGTGTATCATATGCAGTGCTACATAATGTGAGTTATTCAGTAGCGATAAGTTTAATATACGCTTTAATAAAAGTCATAGCGGAAGATGTAATGATTGTAGGGTTTGGAGTAGGGATAGGCATAGCGTGGAACTCGACAGCAAGTATAGTGGAAGGTGTGGCGACTAATGTAGCATTTGGGGTGGGATTCATTTTGGCACTAGCTTTGATGATAAGCATGATGGGAATCCTAATAGGAATTCCAATGGGAATTATGTTAGCAGATGCCAACAATAAAATTGGGGAAATAGTCGTGATCTTCGTCCTGTTTGGGGGAGTGGGTTTTGGTTTAATAGGAAATTTATCAATTTTACGCCCTGAAAATTGGCTAATGGGTTTACCGTTTAGGTGGCGATTACTACAAAATCAAGGTGTATTAGTATCTAAAGTAACTTGTATTCCTATTCCTTCTCTTGATTCTTTATTACAACAGTGGTTAACCCAAGACTGGGGAACAGGAATTTACAATATTAATCAACTTTTGACCTACAGCTTACAATCTATTCCCGTTGTTAATGCTGTCAATCAAGTTCTAACAAAAATTCCCTCAGAACATCTGATTTATCGAGTCTCTCAACTAGCGGAAAATCCTGTTGATTGGAAATTGCTACAATTGGCCTCTACATCTCTAAACCAAAAACTGAAATTAGAAGTTATTGAAGGATTTTTTGAGTTTCCCTTTTTTAAATTTTTACCCTCTTCTTGGCAAACAAAACTGCATCCTCGTTTCAACACACAACCCCGCCTAGACACTCCTCCTCGCGCGGTTGCTGCCGGTTTCTGGTATCTTCACAAAAAAAAAGCCGAGCGCGCCGCAGAAGCCTTTGCCGTTGTTCGTTCCCTGCTTTACGGGGAAGAAATGTACACCCTCGCGAGAACCTTAGCCCAGTGGAAACCAGAAGACATAGACTTAAAAACGATCGCATCCCTTCCCCTTTCCCCCATACCCCCAGAACCCCAGTTACGCCCTAATACTTGGACAGCGATCAAAACCCTCAACCGAGTCATAGAAGACGCAAAACTTATACAACAGGGATCGTCAAACGCCGCCCGATCCTTTGCCCTCAACCGGGCGATCGGAGAATTGAGAGAAATACTCGATCGTGAAATAGTGATCCCCCCCAACCCCCCCTTAGTAAAGAGGGGCAAAGAGGAACTATCTAACCTCTCCCCCAACCCCTTCGATCAAGAAATAGTGATCCCCCCCAACCCCCCCTTAGTAAAGGGGGGCAAAGAAGAAATACCTCAAGCAGAAAGAGATCTCATCCTCGATATCGTCAAAACTTGGAAACTTGCCCTAGAACGATCGGCATTAGATTTAGGTAAAATTGCAATAACCGAACCCATACATAATCCTTATACCATCGGCGATCCAGTGACGGGAACATCATTTGTAGGGCGAGAAGACATCCTGCGGCAACTCCAAGAACTGTGGGTTATGGGAAAACAACTACAGTCCGTCGTTCTTTACGGACATCGACGCATGGGCAAAACCTCAATTTTGCTCAATCTTTGTCACTGTTGCGGATCTGACATTTATATTGTTTATGTGAACTTACAATCATTAGGAAGCGTTTCAGGGGGCATGGGAGAAATTTTCATGGCCATTACCGATGAAATTGCCGGGGTTTTAAATAGTCCTCGTCCTGATGATGAAACCTTATTAAAACTGCCAGAAATTACCTTTAAACGCTACCTTAAAACAGTTATCGAAAACTTAGATAAAAAAGGATTAATCATAGCCCTAGACGAATTTGAAACCATCGAAACTTTAATCGAAGCCGGACAAATTCCCCCAGAATTTATGGGATACTTACGGGGGTTAGTGCAGATGAGTCCTAAACTGGCTTTTATCTTTGCCGGATTACATACTTTAGAGGAAATGACAGCAGATTATTTTCATCCTTTCTTTTCTAGTGTTATTTCTATCAAAGTCAGTTTTTTAACTCGTGCCTCTACCCGTCAAATATTAGCAAATCCCGATGAAGAATTTCTTTTAAACTATACCCCAGAAGCCTTAGAAAAAATCTATTTTCTCACTCATGGACAACCCTTTCTCGTTCAATTAATCGGATTTTATTTAGTGCGGCGTTATAACGATTTAGTATTTGAAGGAGGGCGAACCCGTGATCCTTATTTTACCCTTGAAGATGTGGAAACTATAATCAATGAGGAATTTTTTGGACGAGGGCGGTATTACTTTGAGGGAGTTTGGGGACAAGCTGCCCAAGGTACACCACAACAACAGCAAATCATTAAAATTTTAGCGCCTCATCCCCAAGGATTAACCCTAAATGAGATAGCCACAGCAACCGGCATCGATACAACCCTTTTAAGTGAGGCACTCTTAACTTTAAAGCGTCATGATGTGGTTGAAGAAAAAACAGATAGCCGTTTTCGTATCACTGTTGAACTCTTTCGTCAATGGGTATTATGCTCTAAGTAG
- a CDS encoding serine protease translates to MNDEELKECTVRIHWNGNKGHEGTGFFVSPRLILTCHHVIKSAKNSPVNIFWNDKPYTAEIKQVYPQIDLAILEIDSLDKFPQVQLDESVKIGDNLYTFGYPDNYPSGDRATFQCEGMTGDERPLIKFKAGQVRPGFSGSPLLNLATGKVCGIIIKTRDRNTDLGGRAIPIFEIFKVFPQLKIIDKLSNLIENPFIPLTGMINSLNLFFGREKDLKDAFEILNSGSSVAFIGEKAIGKSSLIWAMYLQAEKFLQVPRQPVYINLAEEVYHEDDFYTALCDKVGIPVCKGYLLSRELKSRRVLLFLDEVENMSWDGFTNPLRSQLRGLANKGSQDACLRLVIAANKPLNQLFCDSNIVSPFENICIEIFLQPWDEATIRRFIESRLSSTNCRFTEEEILELIEDTKGFPQKLMQKCYKLYKVKAGS, encoded by the coding sequence ATGAATGATGAAGAGTTAAAAGAATGTACCGTTAGAATTCATTGGAACGGAAATAAAGGTCATGAAGGGACTGGCTTTTTTGTTAGTCCTCGTTTAATTTTAACTTGTCATCATGTGATTAAATCAGCTAAAAATTCACCGGTTAATATTTTTTGGAATGATAAACCTTATACCGCAGAAATAAAACAAGTTTATCCTCAGATTGATTTAGCAATTTTAGAGATTGATTCTTTAGATAAATTTCCTCAAGTCCAGTTAGATGAGTCGGTTAAAATAGGGGATAATTTATATACGTTTGGTTATCCTGATAATTATCCTAGTGGCGATCGGGCCACGTTTCAATGTGAAGGAATGACAGGGGATGAAAGACCTTTAATTAAGTTTAAAGCCGGACAGGTAAGACCGGGGTTTAGTGGTTCACCTCTGTTAAATTTGGCAACGGGTAAGGTTTGTGGGATAATTATTAAAACCCGCGATCGCAATACAGATTTAGGAGGTCGCGCTATTCCTATTTTTGAGATTTTTAAGGTTTTTCCTCAGTTAAAAATCATTGATAAATTATCTAACTTAATTGAAAATCCATTTATTCCCTTGACAGGAATGATTAATAGTCTTAACCTATTTTTTGGCAGAGAAAAAGACCTTAAAGATGCTTTTGAAATTTTAAATAGTGGGAGTAGTGTGGCGTTTATTGGAGAAAAAGCGATAGGAAAATCTTCTTTAATTTGGGCGATGTATCTGCAAGCTGAGAAGTTTTTACAAGTGCCTCGTCAACCGGTTTATATTAATTTAGCTGAAGAGGTGTATCATGAAGATGATTTTTATACTGCTCTTTGTGATAAGGTGGGTATTCCCGTTTGTAAAGGGTATCTATTGTCCAGGGAGTTGAAGAGTCGGAGGGTTTTACTGTTTTTGGATGAAGTAGAAAATATGTCTTGGGATGGTTTTACTAATCCTTTGCGATCGCAGTTAAGGGGGTTAGCAAATAAAGGTAGTCAAGATGCTTGTTTAAGATTGGTTATTGCTGCAAATAAACCTTTAAATCAGTTGTTTTGTGATAGTAATATTGTTTCTCCTTTTGAAAATATTTGTATAGAAATTTTTCTTCAGCCTTGGGATGAGGCTACAATAAGGAGGTTTATTGAGAGTCGTTTATCTTCGACTAATTGTCGGTTTACTGAAGAGGAGATTTTAGAATTAATAGAAGACACTAAGGGGTTTCCTCAGAAATTAATGCAGAAGTGTTATAAATTATATAAAGTTAAAGCAGGTTCGTAG
- a CDS encoding CU044_2847 family protein: MNYDDEMISDFSEIIPVKVADGVTIMVEATSLGGDEDVGIGDFEFSDVTDAIEAIANSITTTFDKIKPKKASVEFGVEIGVESGKLTALLVKGSSKTNLKITLHWEN; this comes from the coding sequence ATGAATTATGATGATGAAATGATTAGCGATTTTAGTGAAATTATCCCCGTAAAAGTTGCTGATGGGGTGACAATTATGGTTGAAGCAACCTCTTTAGGGGGGGATGAAGATGTCGGTATAGGAGATTTTGAGTTTAGTGATGTGACTGATGCTATAGAAGCGATCGCTAATTCTATCACAACTACTTTTGATAAAATTAAACCTAAAAAGGCGAGTGTAGAATTTGGGGTAGAAATTGGGGTAGAATCAGGAAAGTTAACGGCTCTATTAGTTAAAGGGTCAAGTAAAACTAATCTCAAAATCACCTTACACTGGGAAAATTAA